The genomic interval TTAAATACTTAGTTATAAGTCGATTAAATAAATAAAATGATTTTAATACAGTGCTAGTTTCCCTGCACTGGTGATGCTGTATTTTTCCATTGAAGTGGACCTTTTAACCAGTCCCATCTCTATAAGGCCGTTCAGATGTTTGTAAACCATAGCTCTGGATATTTCAACTTTTTTTCCAATCTCAACAGCAGTTAAGTCTTTATTATTTAATATTTTCATTATTTTAAGACGTGTTTCGGAAATTTTTAACTGTAAAGGGGGTAATTGAACTACTTTCTCACCAAAACAAGTGAGAATACCCTTTACTCCTTCTTTATTGGCTGCAAAATTTAAAAGAGGGCCAATATCTCCGGAACCATAAGCAACATAAACATCACCATGGATCTTAGCTCCTCTAATAATCTCTAAAATTCTATTCAATGCATCATGGGGATCTTCTGTATCTATCCTAATTTCACCACCCTTTAAAAAAGAATCCAATTCTGTTTTACGGTGCTTACCATAATGCAAGCTGATTAATCCTTCTGGTTGTGTTTTCATAGAGACATTGAATAGGCACTGTCCCCTTAGATTAGTGATTAATGTTTTCATGAAATTACCTTCCACATAACTATTGTCTCATTTTACTATATAATTGTATACTCCAAAAGTTAAATGAAAAGTAAAGTATATACGTCACGGTGATGCATTATCCTCAAGTTAAAATAATAAGGGGGAATCTGAACGAGTACAAAAGAAGCCCTGATAAAAGCAAAAGACTTTACAACCCGACAAACGAACGTGGAAATAAAAAAAGCTCTATCTGAAGATAAGAAGAATATTGTTCTGGAAAATCCTGGAAAACTAGATTCCATAGCAGTAGGTTTAGGTCCTGGAACAGAAATTACCTTAAAAGGTGATGTAGGGGATTTTGTTGCTGCCCTGAATAACGGCGCATCCATAGAAATTGATGGAAACGCAGGTCGTTACGTGGGTGATAACATGACCTCTGGCGAGATCATTGTAAGAGGATCAGCAGAGGAAGGAGTGGGATTCGGAACCTATAATGGCACCATTGTTGTCTATGGAGATGCTGGAGATGCAGTAGGTCAGCTAAATAAAGGAGGTACCCTGGTAATAGATGGAAACATGGGAAATCTCGCTGGACTGTACATGTTAAGTGGAGATATAATCGTTACTGGAGATGCTGGAGAAGACACCGGGGACTGGATGATTGGTGGAAACATTTACATAGCTGGAGATTACCAGACCGGAACAAATGCTACTGTAAGTGAACTGGATTCTCAGGATAAGGAAAAACTATCCTCAATCTTCCAGAAATACAACATCGATGCTAATGCAGAAGATTTTATTAAAATCGGGCCACAGGAGTTAAGACCATTCTATGGTGATGAGGAGGCATCCAAATGAAACAGATACTTTTAACCGACCCTGAAAAATGTGATGGATGCAATGACTGTATTGAAGCCTGCGTATCAGTAAATGGTGATAGTGGAATATTCCTGCATAAGATGACTGAAGGTTATCAAACCATAGTTTGCCAGCAGTGTATAAATCCTTCATGCCTCAGAGGCTGTTTTAGAGATGCAATTTATCGTGAAGGTGATGTGGTTAAAATCAACCAGGAACTGTGTGTGGGCTGTCGCCTGTGCATGTTAATGTGCCCTATAGGTAGCATCACCCACACTGAAGATGAAATGCTTAAGTGTGAACAGCAGTGTATGGAGAATGGTGAAGAAGAGCCCGCCTGTGTAAAGGCCTGTAAGGAAGGATGTTTGAGTGTGGTGGATGTTAAAGAATTCGCCACTGGATTGCAGCAAAACTTTGAAATGGATAACTCCTTAGGATCTAGTTCTCCCAGACCTCTATCTCCCTCAGGGCAACTGGCAGTATCAACTGAAGGACTATGTGTCTTCTGTGGAACATGTGAAATTGTGTGTCCCACCGATGCCATTGAAATAGTGGATAATCATGCCGAAATTGATAAAAGTAAGTGTATAATGTGTGGTTCATGTACTGCAGCCTGCCCCGTCCTGATACCAACAGGGGCCGGGAGTATATGGGATCCCAGAACCATTGCTGATATTCGCTATACTTCCAAGGCAGGTAAATATGTTTTAAGGGGATTCGGGACCGAAAGAAGACTCCCTAATCTGGATGATATTATAATATTGCCAGGGCAGGCATCAGTATCTCCGGTGGACAAATACAGGGAAGCCTGCAACACCAAAGTGGTTCTGGGAACCCGGTACGCTGAAAATCCATTGGAACTGGAAACACCAGTTTTAATAGCAGGAATGTCCTTTGGAGCATTATCAGAAGAATGTAAGCTGGCCATGGCCAAAGGAACAGCTCTGGTTGGTTCATGTGCCAACACTGGTGAAGGGGGAATGCTTCCCAAAGAACGAGAATATGCAGACAAACTAATGGTACAGTACTCATCAGGCCGATTCGGGGTTTCAGCAGACTATCTTAACGTGGCTGATGCTATTGAGGTTAAAATAGGTCAGGGAGCCAAACCAGGTATGGGAGGACACCTCCTGGCAGAGAAAGTCAGTCCTAAAGTAGCAGAAATCAGGGGAATACCCTTGGGAACTGATGCACTCAGTCCTGCACGTTTCTTAGATGCCACCAGACCAGGAGATCTGGAAAAACACATTGAACTCCTCCGTGAAGTAACCGACTGGCAGGTGCCCATTGTGGTAAAATTAGGGCCGGGAAGGGTTAAAGATGATGTGCAACTGGTGGCAGAAGCCGGTGCTGATGTAATCTCAGTTGATGGTATGGAAGGAGGTACAGGAGCCGCACCAGAAGTGGTAATTGAACATACAGGAATACCCACCCTGGCAGCACTGATGGAAGCAGTGCACGGACTGGAAGAAATTGGAATGAAAGACACCGTGGATCTAATCATCACCGGGGGGATAAGAAGCGGAGCAGATGTGGCTAAATCCATGGCCCTGGGTGCTGATGCAGTTTACATTGGAACAGGGGCCATGATCGCCATGGGATGCCGTGCCTGTCGTATGTGTTACACTGGAAAGTGTCCTGTAGGGGTAGCCACCCAGGATCCTTTACTTTGCGAACGATTGGATGTAGATCTGGCTGCCATGCGAGTGGCCAATTATATAAAGTCCATGACTGAGGAGACTAAGATGCTGGCGCAACTGGCAGGGCACGATGATATACGAAAGTTCACTCCAGACGACTTAAGAGCCTTAAACAGTGATACTGCAGAGATAACCGGGTTAAGACTAACAGGACTTTAGAGCTAAAATGAGTGGTTTATTTTTAACCCTACCATTATTTTTTTTTTAAAATTAAGATAAATAAATGGATTTTGGTAGTATTTAGATAGAAATATTGTTCTGATTTGTTTTATAGTGGATTAATCAATTTTTAAGAAAATAAATAAAAAAAAATAAAATAAGGATTTTTTTATGCAGGGGCTTCGGTTAGTGCATCGGTGAATAACAATGCTATGGCACGAGTTCCAAACATGTACAGATAGGACATTGCCAGTGGCATGGTAATGAACACACCAACGAATAGTAGTAAAAGCCCTACGAACATTGCTACAATGCCTATGACTGCACCGATTAATGCAATGATTATATAGACAATGATGTATTTTCCCCAGCCAATTGTGGATATATAATTTAAGATGTCACTGAAACGGAATGCAGCTCCCAGTTCACTATCATAATATGCCATGTTGACTATGGCCATAATTTCTATTAAGCCTATAATGAGCGCTACAATGAATACTACTGCATAAGAAGCTATCATCCCACCGATTAGGGCGGTAGCATCTGTCCCGGTGTAATAAGTTGTTGTTGCAGGGAATATTGCACCTAGAATTAATCCTATTATGGTTGCAATTATCCATATGGGTATGGCATATACAATTCCAACCACGAATACTTTTAAACCATCAATGAACATATCTCCCACTTCATCAAAGTCAGGCAGGTCATCTATCCCGGCCACGGTTGCTTTAATGATTCGGAGAACATAACCCAGTCCAATGAAGTTCACGATCGGTATCAGAAGAATTACTGCAAAAATGATTATTTTTGTCCAGTCAGATGACGGGTACTTAATAGAGTCAGATACTATTTCTCCAATTTCCATGGTTTAACCTCCTTGGTTGATTAATGTGTATTTATATATGAAGTTTATTTTATATAAAAAGTTCCAATTTAACAGCTATTACTAAAATTAATAAATTCATCTTTTGGGTTAAAAATTCATATAATATCTTAAAATCCAAAAAAATAAAAAAATAATAAAGTTTTTCATTCTCCAAATTTTCACTGAACTTCAACGCTTGATGCAAATAGCAGGGCAAGAGATCTGGCGGAGAACATGTACAGGTAGGGGTAAACCACTAAAAGTGCAATGATTGTTCCAATAATAGGGATTATGTTAAGTACACTGGCAATTATGCCTCCAAT from Methanobacteriaceae archaeon carries:
- a CDS encoding winged helix-turn-helix transcriptional regulator, with amino-acid sequence MKTLITNLRGQCLFNVSMKTQPEGLISLHYGKHRKTELDSFLKGGEIRIDTEDPHDALNRILEIIRGAKIHGDVYVAYGSGDIGPLLNFAANKEGVKGILTCFGEKVVQLPPLQLKISETRLKIMKILNNKDLTAVEIGKKVEISRAMVYKHLNGLIEMGLVKRSTSMEKYSITSAGKLALY
- a CDS encoding tributyrin esterase translates to MIKAKDFTTRQTNVEIKKALSEDKKNIVLENPGKLDSIAVGLGPGTEITLKGDVGDFVAALNNGASIEIDGNAGRYVGDNMTSGEIIVRGSAEEGVGFGTYNGTIVVYGDAGDAVGQLNKGGTLVIDGNMGNLAGLYMLSGDIIVTGDAGEDTGDWMIGGNIYIAGDYQTGTNATVSELDSQDKEKLSSIFQKYNIDANAEDFIKIGPQELRPFYGDEEASK
- a CDS encoding 4Fe-4S binding protein yields the protein MKQILLTDPEKCDGCNDCIEACVSVNGDSGIFLHKMTEGYQTIVCQQCINPSCLRGCFRDAIYREGDVVKINQELCVGCRLCMLMCPIGSITHTEDEMLKCEQQCMENGEEEPACVKACKEGCLSVVDVKEFATGLQQNFEMDNSLGSSSPRPLSPSGQLAVSTEGLCVFCGTCEIVCPTDAIEIVDNHAEIDKSKCIMCGSCTAACPVLIPTGAGSIWDPRTIADIRYTSKAGKYVLRGFGTERRLPNLDDIIILPGQASVSPVDKYREACNTKVVLGTRYAENPLELETPVLIAGMSFGALSEECKLAMAKGTALVGSCANTGEGGMLPKEREYADKLMVQYSSGRFGVSADYLNVADAIEVKIGQGAKPGMGGHLLAEKVSPKVAEIRGIPLGTDALSPARFLDATRPGDLEKHIELLREVTDWQVPIVVKLGPGRVKDDVQLVAEAGADVISVDGMEGGTGAAPEVVIEHTGIPTLAALMEAVHGLEEIGMKDTVDLIITGGIRSGADVAKSMALGADAVYIGTGAMIAMGCRACRMCYTGKCPVGVATQDPLLCERLDVDLAAMRVANYIKSMTEETKMLAQLAGHDDIRKFTPDDLRALNSDTAEITGLRLTGL
- a CDS encoding DUF4013 domain-containing protein, translated to MEIGEIVSDSIKYPSSDWTKIIIFAVILLIPIVNFIGLGYVLRIIKATVAGIDDLPDFDEVGDMFIDGLKVFVVGIVYAIPIWIIATIIGLILGAIFPATTTYYTGTDATALIGGMIASYAVVFIVALIIGLIEIMAIVNMAYYDSELGAAFRFSDILNYISTIGWGKYIIVYIIIALIGAVIGIVAMFVGLLLLFVGVFITMPLAMSYLYMFGTRAIALLFTDALTEAPA